The following are encoded together in the Drosophila sechellia strain sech25 chromosome 3R, ASM438219v1, whole genome shotgun sequence genome:
- the LOC6616833 gene encoding glucose transporter type 3: protein MRKGGNQDAEPVDPRQSSTKGGAWFAKTPSEPPPGHVEPAPVRQKINNVGLYKATLYSNIGSFFFGIAVGWSGTAERCVMEQHSYSFQPTSLQWSGVCILLTLGAALWCLPMGMMVRLWGCRRTILIQLLPNFLGWFLTVFARSVPMLYAGRFFLGMCGGAHCVVVPIYNAEISPIKKRGAMGVVFEGACICGVIYSFTMSLFLELRTINYVNLGLVALGPLQILMPESPAYFVDHDNIPEAEDSLRFLRGQEYDTRREIDLLTRDPTESEREVRQGPLLGFKYKKVRRSLARSLAIALLQKLCGALIFIFYGLDMMDCLRIGREFALVLCLGVVLGFLACFFLVDRLGRRPLLIFSSAGIFFVSIYLGLHFKVWMKMGLTVMSWIALFCIAIFVGCYTAGVGSLTWVLNAELLVRPMRPLGCSIVCAFNWLTAFFVICWFGSHGVKCQPYLFLLFAIIASLILLFSLIYIPETKKLSSAKIQQRMGGFMNRPAVITFTSSSDSSDA, encoded by the coding sequence atGAGGAAAGGGGGAAATCAAGATGCGGAACCGGTCGATCCCCGCCAATCTTCGACGAAGGGTGGCGCTTGGTTTGCGAAAACGCCGTCTGAACCGCCGCCAGGACATGTAGAGCCAGCTCCGGTCcgccaaaaaataaacaacgtGGGTCTCTACAAGGCAACCTTGTACAGCAACATAGGGTCCTTTTTCTTCGGCATAGCAGTGGGCTGGTCAGGAACTGCGGAGAGGTGTGTGATGGAGCAGCACTCCTACAGCTTTCAACCCACGTCGTTGCAATGGAGCGGAGTTTGCATATTGCTGACACTCGGGGCGGCTCTCTGGTGTCTGCCCATGGGGATGATGGTGCGACTCTGGGGCTGCAGGCGTACCATCCTCATCCAGCTACTGCCGAATTTCCTGGGATGGTTCCTCACGGTCTTCGCCCGAAGTGTTCCGATGCTCTATGCCGGCCGCTTTTTCCTTGGAATGTGCGGCGGAGCCCATTGCGTGGTGGTGCCCATCTACAACGCCGAGATCAGCCCCATTAAAAAACGAGGAGCCATGGGCGTAGTATTCGAAGGGGCCTGCATTTGTGGGGTGATCTATAGCTTCACAATGTCCCTTTTCCTTGAACTGCGAACCATTAACTACGTGAATTTGGGCCTGGTTGCACTGGGCCCTTTGCAGATTCTCATGCCGGAGTCGCCGGCGTACTTTGTGGATCATGATAACATTCCAGAGGCGGAGGACTCTCTGAGATTTTTGCGTGGCCAGGAGTATGATACCAGGAGAGAGATCGACCTTCTCACACGGGATCCCACAGAAAGTGAGCGGGAAGTGCGCCAAGGACCGCTGCTGGGCTTCAAGTACAAGAAAGTTCGAAGAAGTCTGGCGCGATCCTTGGCGATTGCCTTGCTCCAAAAGCTGTGTGGTGCCCTGATCTTTATCTTCTATGGCCTTGATATGATGGATTGTCTAAGGATTGGGCGAGAGTTTGCATTGGTCTTATGTCTGGGAGTGGTTCTAGGTTTTTTGGCTTGCTTTTTTCTCGTAGATCGGTTGGGCCGTCGACCGCTGCTGATCTTTTCATCGGCCGGAATCTTTTTTGTGTCCATCTACCTTGGATTGCACTTTAAGGTATGGATGAAGATGGGCTTGACCGTCATGTCCTGGATTGCACTCTTCTGCATAGCTATTTTTGTGGGCTGCTACACCGCCGGAGTGGGTTCGCTCACCTGGGTGCTCAATGCGGAGCTCCTTGTGAGGCCCATGCGACCATTGGGCTGTTCTATTGTTTGTGCCTTCAACTGGCTGACCGCCTTCTTTGTCATCTGCTGGTTTGGCAGCCACGGGGTCAAGTGCCAGCCTTACCTGTTCCTGCTGTTCGCCATCATCGCTTCGCTCATCCTGCTCTTCTCGCTGATCTACATCCCGGAGACCAAGAAACTCTCCTCGGCCAAGATCCAACAAAGAATGGGCGGGTTCATGAACCGGCCGGCAGTGATCACATTCACATCCAGCAGCGACTCCTCGGACGCTTAG